The following proteins are encoded in a genomic region of Synechococcus sp. ROS8604:
- a CDS encoding pyruvate dehydrogenase complex E1 component subunit beta: MAGTLLFNALREAIDEEMARDPHVCVMGEDVGQYGGSYKVTKDLYEKYGELRVLDTPIAENSFTGMAVGAAMTGLRPIVEGMNMGFLLLAFNQISNNMGMLRYTSGGNFTIPTVVRGPGGVGRQLGAEHSQRLEAYFHAVPGIKIVACSTPTNAKGLMKAAIRDNNPVLFFEHVLLYNLTEELPEGDYTCALDQADLVKEGSDVTILTYSRMRHHCLKAVEQLEADGINAELIDLISLKPFDMETIARSIRKTHRVIVVEECMKTGGIGAELIALITEHCFDDLDARPIRLSSQDIPTPYNGNLENLTIIQPHQIVETAQAIVRTGL; the protein is encoded by the coding sequence GTGGCAGGGACCCTTCTCTTCAACGCACTTCGTGAGGCCATCGACGAGGAGATGGCCCGAGATCCCCACGTTTGCGTGATGGGGGAAGACGTCGGTCAATACGGCGGCTCCTACAAGGTCACAAAGGATCTCTACGAGAAATACGGCGAATTGCGTGTGCTCGACACACCGATTGCTGAAAACAGTTTTACGGGCATGGCTGTCGGTGCAGCCATGACAGGCCTGAGGCCCATCGTGGAGGGCATGAACATGGGCTTCCTGCTGCTGGCCTTCAATCAGATCTCCAACAACATGGGGATGCTCCGCTATACCAGTGGGGGAAATTTCACCATTCCCACCGTGGTGCGTGGACCAGGAGGGGTGGGCCGCCAACTGGGAGCTGAACATAGCCAGCGCCTTGAGGCCTATTTCCATGCCGTGCCTGGCATCAAGATCGTGGCTTGCAGCACGCCCACCAATGCCAAGGGGCTGATGAAAGCTGCGATTCGCGACAACAACCCCGTGCTCTTTTTTGAGCATGTGTTGCTATACAACCTCACAGAAGAATTGCCAGAAGGTGATTACACCTGTGCTTTGGATCAGGCGGATCTGGTGAAAGAGGGCAGTGACGTCACGATCCTGACTTACTCACGTATGCGCCACCATTGCTTGAAAGCTGTGGAGCAGCTGGAAGCGGATGGCATCAATGCTGAGTTGATCGATCTGATCAGTCTCAAGCCCTTCGATATGGAAACGATCGCTCGCTCCATCCGTAAGACCCATCGGGTGATCGTGGTGGAGGAGTGCATGAAGACCGGTGGCATCGGAGCTGAACTGATTGCCCTGATCACGGAGCATTGCTTCGACGATCTCGATGCCAGGCCCATTCGCTTATCCAGCCAGGACATTCCCACGCCTTACAACGGCAACCTTGAAAATCTGACAATTATTCAGCCCCACCAAATCGTGGAAACGGCCCAGGCCATCGTGCGCACGGGGCTCTGA
- the secD gene encoding protein translocase subunit SecD — MARQQGWFALILALAIAAGSILISPGFPLELGLDLRGGSQLTLEVQPSGEITKVKPEQLEAVKAVLDRRVNGLGVAESTLQTVGDNQLVLQLPGETDPTRAAEVLGSTALLEFRAQKPGTDEELRGLMQLRAQLESVLELNKSKDNSDSGDQNDDPSPKQLAKAQKELGLEGTADSEQEQLEQLLARANEEIVDRFEPAGLTGKDLVTAGRQQQQNGSSWEVTLNFNREGGDKFAELTRSIAGTGRLLGIVLDGSSISEAGVGEQFKAAGITGGSAVITGNFTAEDARDLEVKIRGGSLPLPVEILEVRTIGPTLGAENVRRSLIAALAGLVLVAIFMLLVYRLAGVVAVLALSLYALFNLAAYELIGVTLTLPGTAGFILSIGMAVDANVLIFERIKDELRRGNTLIRSIETGFSQAFSSIVDGHITTLISCAALFFLGTGLVKGFAATLGIGVLLSLFTALTCTRTLLRFLMGYQSLRRPTNFLPARQLPSSAV, encoded by the coding sequence ATGGCCCGTCAACAGGGGTGGTTTGCCCTCATCCTCGCTCTGGCCATCGCTGCTGGATCGATTCTTATCAGTCCCGGTTTTCCTCTAGAGCTTGGGTTAGATCTCCGTGGTGGGAGTCAACTCACTTTGGAAGTGCAGCCCTCCGGTGAAATCACCAAAGTGAAACCCGAGCAGCTGGAAGCCGTGAAAGCCGTGCTGGATCGCCGCGTCAATGGCTTGGGTGTCGCCGAGTCGACTCTCCAAACCGTTGGAGACAATCAATTGGTTTTACAACTTCCCGGAGAAACTGATCCCACCAGAGCAGCTGAAGTTCTTGGAAGTACAGCGTTGCTTGAGTTCAGAGCGCAGAAACCTGGCACTGATGAGGAATTGCGGGGATTGATGCAGCTAAGAGCTCAATTGGAAAGCGTGCTGGAGTTGAACAAAAGCAAGGACAACTCTGATTCAGGCGATCAAAACGATGACCCCTCCCCTAAGCAGTTAGCCAAGGCCCAAAAAGAGTTGGGTCTTGAAGGAACTGCTGATTCTGAACAAGAGCAGCTGGAACAGCTGCTGGCTCGTGCCAACGAAGAAATTGTGGATCGGTTCGAGCCGGCGGGACTCACCGGTAAGGATCTCGTCACTGCTGGGCGTCAACAGCAGCAAAACGGCAGCAGCTGGGAAGTGACGCTCAACTTCAATCGAGAGGGTGGTGACAAATTTGCAGAGCTCACCCGCTCAATCGCAGGCACCGGGCGTCTGCTCGGAATCGTGCTTGATGGGTCCTCAATTAGCGAAGCGGGAGTGGGTGAGCAGTTCAAAGCCGCTGGCATTACAGGTGGTTCCGCTGTCATTACTGGAAACTTCACCGCAGAAGATGCTCGCGACCTAGAAGTCAAAATTCGCGGAGGCTCCCTCCCTTTGCCGGTAGAAATCCTTGAGGTGCGCACGATTGGACCCACTCTTGGCGCCGAAAATGTGCGTCGCAGCCTGATCGCCGCACTTGCGGGTTTGGTGTTGGTCGCCATTTTCATGCTGCTCGTTTATCGACTGGCAGGTGTCGTGGCAGTTCTGGCACTCAGTCTTTACGCCCTGTTCAACCTGGCGGCCTATGAGCTGATCGGAGTGACCCTCACGTTGCCAGGAACGGCCGGATTCATCCTCAGTATTGGTATGGCCGTGGATGCGAACGTGTTGATCTTTGAGCGCATCAAAGACGAATTACGTCGAGGAAATACCTTGATCCGATCGATCGAAACAGGCTTCTCTCAAGCTTTCTCCTCAATCGTTGATGGTCACATCACCACGCTGATTAGTTGCGCTGCGCTGTTTTTTCTTGGAACCGGTCTGGTGAAAGGCTTTGCGGCAACGCTTGGAATCGGTGTTCTGCTCAGCCTGTTCACGGCACTGACTTGCACGCGCACGCTCTTGCGCTTCTTGATGGGCTATCAATCGCTGCGCCGCCCCACCAATTTTCTGCCCGCAAGGCAGCTGCCTTCCTCCGCTGTTTGA
- a CDS encoding flavin reductase family protein has protein sequence MSLDLDAKKVLLRKIPHGLFICGVAEGDQVNGFTASWVTQGSFDPPLVVMAVRADSTSNGMIQRTRRFSLNVLAADQKDLAAVFFKPQQAVGGRFDAAPFTTGELGLPILKDALGAVECELVGELAHGDHTVFLGQVKSAVLHRDAAALELSGTGWQYGG, from the coding sequence ATGTCGCTTGATCTCGACGCCAAGAAAGTCCTCCTTAGAAAAATCCCCCATGGCTTGTTCATCTGCGGTGTTGCAGAAGGGGATCAAGTCAACGGGTTCACCGCGAGTTGGGTGACGCAGGGATCGTTCGATCCACCCCTCGTGGTGATGGCTGTACGTGCTGACAGCACCAGTAACGGCATGATTCAACGCACGCGCCGCTTCTCCCTCAACGTGTTGGCAGCTGATCAGAAGGATTTAGCTGCTGTGTTTTTCAAGCCCCAGCAAGCGGTTGGCGGTCGGTTTGATGCCGCACCTTTTACAACGGGCGAGCTGGGTTTACCGATCCTGAAGGATGCTTTGGGTGCCGTGGAGTGTGAGCTCGTGGGGGAACTTGCCCATGGTGATCACACCGTGTTTCTTGGCCAAGTGAAATCAGCGGTTCTCCACCGTGACGCTGCTGCCCTCGAGCTCAGCGGCACGGGATGGCAATACGGGGGATAA
- the secF gene encoding protein translocase subunit SecF yields the protein MAVSSPTGQERPLRFPLSRQRRKVWLISVMVLLISALGLVLSWTNPQIRSPLRPGLDFTGGTKIQLERLCKDNCQDIKAIDIQQKLEGLTLPAEGSDQDSGTLPNLSSARVQLLDRGESVVVRMPALSAFQGQAVIEVLEPIAGPFEVGGQSVDTIGPSLGGQLLRSSLISLLVAFAGIALYISIRYDGRYAVLALVALGHDVLIVCGVFAWLGLISGLEVDSLFAVSLLTIAGYSVNDTVVVFDRIRERQREDGDLPLDAQVDRAVSATLTRTLYTSGTTLLPLLGLILFGGSTLFWFAVALAIGVIVGSWSSIALAPSLLSIWPRQRTAGA from the coding sequence ATGGCTGTGTCCTCTCCAACTGGTCAAGAACGCCCTTTGCGTTTTCCTCTGAGTCGACAACGGCGCAAGGTTTGGTTGATCTCTGTGATGGTGTTGTTGATCAGCGCGCTGGGTTTGGTGCTGAGCTGGACGAATCCTCAGATTCGTTCCCCCTTAAGGCCTGGACTCGATTTCACAGGTGGAACCAAAATCCAGCTCGAGCGCTTGTGCAAAGACAATTGCCAAGACATCAAGGCCATCGATATCCAGCAGAAGCTTGAAGGCCTCACCCTGCCTGCGGAAGGAAGCGATCAAGATTCCGGCACCCTCCCCAATCTTTCTTCGGCTCGGGTTCAGTTGCTGGATCGAGGGGAATCGGTGGTGGTGCGCATGCCAGCGTTAAGCGCTTTCCAAGGACAAGCCGTGATCGAGGTTCTTGAGCCCATTGCGGGTCCCTTTGAAGTGGGTGGTCAATCGGTTGACACGATTGGCCCCAGCCTTGGTGGTCAGTTGCTGCGCAGCAGTTTGATCTCTTTGCTGGTCGCGTTTGCCGGTATCGCCCTCTACATCAGCATTCGCTACGACGGACGTTATGCCGTTTTGGCACTCGTGGCCTTAGGCCATGACGTGTTGATTGTGTGTGGTGTCTTCGCCTGGCTTGGACTGATCAGTGGTTTGGAAGTCGACAGTTTGTTTGCTGTTTCGCTTCTCACCATCGCTGGCTATTCCGTGAATGACACCGTGGTGGTGTTTGACCGCATCCGCGAACGCCAACGCGAAGATGGTGACCTACCCCTGGATGCTCAGGTGGATCGTGCTGTGTCCGCCACGCTCACCCGCACCCTTTACACCAGTGGCACCACCTTGCTACCGCTCTTGGGTTTAATTTTGTTTGGCGGTTCCACCTTGTTTTGGTTTGCAGTGGCGCTTGCGATCGGCGTGATTGTGGGCAGCTGGTCCAGCATCGCCCTGGCCCCTTCCCTTCTCAGTATCTGGCCAAGGCAACGCACGGCGGGTGCGTGA